GCAGCCCCTCGCCGCTCCTCAGGTGCAGCACGAAAACACTCTGATCTGATGCAAAGATaaagcagaaatctgtttttcGTGGACTCCTCTTTGCTTGGGTCGGTTGGTTAAATTTGTTTACTAAAATGCCTTTTggaaaagtgtgagaaaaaaaaaaaacctccgtCCCAGGGCGCCTCCCCAAACCAGGGACCGCACCTCAGcagagaaaagctgctttttgcgGCCTCGGGGCCAGCAACAGCGGCAGAGGCAGAGCTCCCTGGGGAAGGCCCTCTCCGTAGCTTCTTCCCACGCAGGAGCTGTGTCAGCTGCTGCTCCGCACCCCACACGCACGCTGGGCTTTGCGGCCCCGGCACCGCACACAGCGTGCGGGGATGGGCCCTGAAACGGGGGAGGATGCTGGCCTCGGAGTCCGGGCATAGCTCAGGTCGTGGGTTTACCTTTTAAcggagaaaagggaaagggagtGCACCTGACAACGGGCGTAAAATGTTGTCCTGATATACCAGGGACATTTTCCCTGCTCAGCGCACAGAGAGCATAAGGGATCAAAGTCCTGACAAATGGAAGCATGATGTAATGCCCTGGTCCCATCAAAGACTGTGTCCTGAAAATGATACCTTCGCCAGGGCTGCAGAAAGTAGCGGTTTGATGGATGTGAGAGGAGTCAGGTCCGCTCGGTTTCGTCGGGTGTAAATCCGAAGCAACCTCTGAGGTTCACTCCTGATTTACTCCATGGCATTTCCCATTCGCGGGAGCAGCACTCCCCTGCTTCCCGGCCAAGAAGCAAGCAAAGACGATCTGAGAATCTGGCTATGCCCCCCGCCCCCAATCCTTTCATTCAGCGAGACGAAGTATCCATTATGCGTCGCCTTTAACCCGCCGAGGCAGAGGTAGGCGCGAAAGGTGAGATTTGCCATTGTGGCTTTTAAGATTGGGTACcgttttcttctttgtttaaagaaattcagCCCTTTCTCCCATTAATCTTTAGCGGGGAAAGCGTTCAAGCCGCACCTGTATAAACAACCCAGATGGGGGGAAAAAGTAAACCTATATCTCTTCCCCTGCagtatctttatatatatatatatttatacggATAATGTAGGCTAATTGGGGAGGCAGAGCAACCCCAAAGTCCGGCGCGCTCCCCTTCCACCGTACAGCCTGTGGGACCCCGCCAGAGCATCGCGGTGTCAAACGGAGTTCAAGAGATCCAGTTGCAAGATCAGCTGCCTGTTTCGGTGGTTCAAGAAATGTCAAGTTTCACTTGGAAAGGTTGCTGTTAAACCCGGCTCTGATGTGGTTCTAGCCCCGGCGGGTGAAGCCGAGGTTTATACAGCGTTAAGTGGCCCTCGGTAAGGGTTGGCGGGGAGTGAAGTGCAAAGCGCTGGGCGAAAAGGCGGCCGGCGGTGCCAGGAAAGTTGTGCGGCAGCAGCCGGGAAGGTTCCACTCGGCCGGGagggaaatggaagggaaaaacCGGGAGCAAAAAATTGCGGGACAAGATCTTTCCACCTGTTGTAGTCATTAGAGTCTTTTCCGCGAACTGAATTTTTATTCTGGTTAACTGTATCCAGGCAGGGCCGTGAAGGCCAGCGAGGAACCAAGCGGTAGTTGCTCATCTTGGAAAGAAGAGATATTTTGGGAGGTGGGAGGGATACaggttgttggttggtttttttgttttgtttaatttgtaCCCCTGTTGAATTTGCATATCAGTATCTCCAGTGGATGCTGGGTCCCCCACTCTCCCGCGGACTCTGTAAAAGCTGTAGTAGGGAATTTGATAAAAAACCCCGCGAACCGCTCGAAAAGCCGTCTCGTTTAATTTGCTCCGTGACACAGACCTGTACATAGCCCAGTTAACTGGCTTTTAATTAATTGCTCCGAGGACGGAGAAGCCCTCGGACATGCTATACTCACTCGCTACTGGCTGTAGCTTCACCCCGAGTTACTGACACCCTCAAAACACAACCCGCGCGTTTCCAGCGGCTTTTTGCGTTGCTCCCCACAAATCGCAAAGGCACCCCTGAGCGCCGCGTCTCCTGCTGCCTCCGCCCGCGCCGGCGGAGCGCAGCGGGGCGGCACAGCCGCCTCtcggggcagggcgggcagcgggcgggggcAGACGCCGGCGAGCGGAGGAAGGCCCCCAGCCTGGGGTCGGCCCCGTCCTGCCGCACCGCtgggctgcggggagcggggctgggcgccGGTTTGTGCGGTGGGAAAATCCCCCCACCTCGGGGGAAAGGCAAGAGGGAGAGCGAGTGCAGGTGGGTTGAGGGCAGAGCCCCAGGTCGCGCTTAGCCCTTAGGCCAGCTGCTGCCGCCTTAGAGACAGGGAGCGGTGCCCCCTCCCCGCGAAAGCACTTGCGGGACCAGCCCTGGGGGCATTTTCCCTGCcccggggagaggagggggctctGTCCCGGAGGAAAAGCGCTCATTCCCACGGCGGCGTTACTCCCAAGAGCACACGTCGACCTGGAGGCATCCCCGcgtgtgtccccgtgtccccccctcaGCAAAGGCTCTGGCTCCGCACACCGCCGCACCGGTCCGCGGGCCAGCGCGGGGAGGCGCCGCCCCCGGCGCGGGGCTCAGCCGGGTCCTACCCCCTCCTCCGCGCCCCCACTCCTCCCCTCGGCCCGGCAGATGGTTTGCTCCGCGGACACCCGATATATAGCGCTGTCAAGGGGCGCAgcccccctccgcgcccccccgcgccggcagGGACTctccgcggcggggccgccccgcgctgGGCCGACTCGGCGCGCCTGGGCCGTCCGCCCCCTCCCgcctgccccgccgcccgcctccctccctgcctccctcccggGGCGATGTCCACGGGCTCCGGGAGCGAGGCGGAGGAGCTGCCCGAGATGGACCTGCGGGCGCTGCAGCTGGACTACCCGCCGCCGCCGGCCAAGCGCCAGCCCCGCGGCGAGCTCTACCCCTCGGGGGACAACTCctcggcggcggaggaggaggaggaggaggaagaggaggaggaggaggaggaggaggacggcgAGGGCAgctgcgcggcggggccggcgggcagcggcTGCAAGAGGaagcgggcgcggggcggcggtcCCGGGGGCAAGAAGGCGGCGTCGGGCCCGCGGGGGCCGCCGCCCGAGGGGAAGCAGTCCCAGCGCAACGCGGCCAACGCGCGGGAGCGGGCGCGGATGCGGGTGCTGAGCAAGGCGTTCTCCCGCCTGAAGACGAGCCTGCCCTGGGTGCCGCCCGACACCAAGCTCTCCAAGCTGGACACGCTGCGCCTGGCGTCCAGCTACATCGCCCACCTCCGGCAGCTCCTGCAGGAGGACCGCTACGAGAACGGCTACGTCCACCCCGTCAACCTGGTacggcgcggaggggcgcggagagGGGCGCGGAGGCGAGCGGCTGGGAGCGGCCCCGGCGCCCTCGGGATGCGCGGCGAGGGGCACCCGCGGGGGTCACCGGGGAAGCCCCGGGGCACCGCCCGGGGTAGCCCCGGCGGCCCGGCCCCCcacgggcagggctggcagcgctCAAGCCGTGCTCGCCCTCGGAGAAgccgcggggcggccccggctgcTCCGTCAATCCCCCGTAGCCCTCGCCCCGGAGGCGACCGAGAGCCGGGCTTGGCCCGCGGCGGTGGCGGGTGTGTCTGTTCTGGGGAGTCGGAGTAAGGGACCCGAACGAAACAAATTCCTCGGGCATTAGGCAAGCTTAACGTCCGAAAAAGGAGCAATTCGCTCTGCGGGCTGGCTTGGAGCACAAGCGAGCCGTCATCAGTTCGTCGGTGCAAAAGCGAACGCCTGATGCGTGCCACGGGGATAGAAAGGCTGCTTATATAGTGCAGAGTGATTGCTTTCCAATAGTTtatatgctttttatttataaaatgatgcaaacatttgcaaagcaaaagaaatgttgcatttttgACGAGAACAAGTTGTTGCTGACCGTTGCTGCCCTATGGCGGAGcatttaattataataaaaacgtaatgaaaatatttgttagaGGAACTCTGCTCTCCTTGTGCTTCCCACAGGGACTAAAACATGATGACGTGTTTGCAACTGAACCAGAGTTAGACATCTATCAGTAATATAGCTCTAGTTTCATACCAGgataaactttctttttaatatgaaataccttttttttttttttgcttacagaCTTGGCCATTTGTGGTTTCAGGAAGACCTGACTCTGACACCAAAGAAGTTTCTACTGCCAGCAGATTATGTGGAACTACCGCATAGTCAAAGTAAATTggggtgtggttttttgttgttgttgatttttttttaatgggctggATATTTTTAAGAGCTATGATTTATCGGCTCAAGACTAGAAGAGAGGGACAAACCCCCATCTCTAACAGTGTTAAATCTGTATCCCCGTCATTCCTTTCCCTGAGAGTTTTGAGGGAAGTTTATTTAAAGCAGTAAAGAAGGGAGGCGGTGGAAATCAGAGTTTTTATGACCTGACTGCAGCAGCTGAAGTCTGAGATTTGGAAAGGCCCTTCTTTGGCTTCATCATTCTTACCACTGCCTGAGGACCCTGTTGTTCTGAGGCTTTTAAACTAATGGAAGAGGAATATAATGTTATAGAATTAACAGCATGGACCAAAATACAACTCTACAAACTAACCCCAAACAGTGTTATTTGTATTCTAAAGCAAAGCAGTATTTTAGAGTAGCTTTGAAACTCAGATAGATTTATAATATATTTTGATGGCTTTTGTATTCATGGATCTGGTTTACTGCAACTATagtcatacttttttttttttttttttgtccttttaaccagttttcttaaaaatgtgtaaGTGGCTAAATTCTGCATTTAGGCTACCATCCATTGGAATTAAGCTAATTCCTTTGGCTATGTCTTGAAGTGTCACATGTATGAATGTGGGACTGTCCCTAGAAATGTGGCAGAGTTTCTGTGCCTTAATCTGGAAGGGAATTCTGCTTACCATAAGGCCAGGGTGCATGTGTTCTAAAGAATGAGTTTGTATGATGCTGCAAAATAACAAGAATGCAcaatcttttaaacatttttcccgTACTGTAATGCTTATCTTTCAAAAGCTTACCCTCAAATGAGTTCTAGTGACATTCCTTCACTGATTCAAATGCTGTAATAAAAGAGGATGCCATCAAATAAGTTGCAAATGTAAATAactctatttttttataaatgaCATTAAAAGCTTGGTTACAATAATTTACTGGTACTGTGATAGTGTGTGCCTGCATCAATATAGAACATTTTTGTATGCATGTTCTTGAAACCCACTTTTGCAAACACAgttatcttcctcatctcttgaGAGCAGATACATCTCCAGCAACAGAGTCAGATAAGAACACTTTCACCccaaaaaaataatctgaggtACAGTACTATATCAATCAGCAGGGAAAACCACATTTTAACAACATATAGAATTCACTGTCATAGTATTTTCTgtgaatcagaaaaataaataaatgtagattAAGAAATGGATGTCAGAAATTTGTTCTGCTTCATAGCATGAAAGATAGTGCAACAGCGTCATTTACTGTTCTTTGTCATTTTACATTTCCATCTGTagtctgttttgcttttatttgtatttgtacaGTGGGAAAATCAGCTTTCTTAGTTGGAAGCAGACTTTTCCTGTTTTAAGATTAAAACTCCTGagataagattttctttttctcaaaatattttatcagcGGTTAATTCACAGTAAGAGAGAGACTGAATtgcttcaaagaagaaaaaacctcttCTTCATTTAAGCAGCCAGAAGTAAGAAACATTTGGTTAGCAAGAACCAGCTTATCCTGGTTTGTCAGGAGTCCAGAGccactgcaaaagaaaatgagGGCTCAGTCCAGGATCTGTTGAAATTGTTGCTTTCAGTGATTTCAGAGCAAGCTGTACAGAGACCATAATCTAACTTGTCTTCCAGTTTTATCCAGAGAAATGCTGCGAAGGAAGGGGGCTATCCTAATTTGTAGTTATGTAACTGAGGTAGGACTCCAACTGACCTTCTCTAGGAAgctctataaaaataaaagaatataaacaGTAAATCAAAAAGGAAGGACCTTTAGGAAGGCATAAGGTATAGGAAAATTCAACCAATGTTTATGTGAACCCTGGAGAAAAGATTACTCAGCAATTTAACTAAGGTGCCATGTGAGATAATCTCAGTTGTGATACTTAGCTGGTTTTGGCCTTGATCCCAGCTGTAACTGGTTAATGACTCTAGGAGATCGGAGAAACAAGGAAATCATGGAGAGCTTTAAACAGTACAGAAAGGTCCAtgcaaaatgatggaaaaaatgtttagGGTAAATTCCCAAATATGAAATGGTTATATTAAGTAAATACAGGAGGTCAAAATTGGGGGTAAGGAGTGTGACATGAAGAAAAACATAGTATTGCTTCCATCCATGCACCATACTACATGctctcaaatacttttttttccttgtggctgtataatatataaaaatactttcttcataAAATAATGAATGTACATATTGTATTTGTTGCTGTAACATACACATCCAAATGATGATGGTGCCCCAACAGACTGTCACTGGTTTTACAATAGAAGTACACAATGGCTACAAGTGACATTTCAGGTcaaaaactggagagaaaaaatacaacttttagaTAGCAAATGTTGTGTAAGACTcaattctttgttttaaataccCCTATGCAGAAATACATGTATTAGTGAGTACTTACTTATCTTAATATGGCAATTAGGTATGTTTGGATTTCTCTAACAAGGATCTGGTATTTCAAATCATTCATTTTAATCCTTGGGTcgataaatattatttttaaaaatctttcttctttctcagtgaGAGGCATTATGTGATTAGGGAAAAGTTCAGACAATTGAACAGGCTCCTTGTGGTTTGCCCTGAGATGAAGGCTGCTGTCTTGCCAGGGAAGTGCCAGGTAGGTCACGTATTCTGGCATTCCTCAACTATAAAGACACACTGAAAATACATGCACGCAGTTTTGAATCCTTTTTTTGAACTCACAAACAGATGAAATTCAGATCAGTGCTTTATACGAATGAGGTGACCAAAACATtctaaaatgctatttttaagcATTAATAGATTCCATAAGAAGATAATGTGGTttggtcctttttttttattaagttttttCCAACCTGATAGAGTAaattgatttcatttttaaagtctgagTGTTTTGTTTGACTGGGTATGAGTTACAGAGCTGAGTGAAGGGGAGACTTAAAATGAAAAACTACCTTACATTTCTACAGCCCACAAGCACGGAAGGTAAGAAATACATAGATTTTTATTAGATTTGGCAAGCATACACCTGACGATTTTTTTGTTACATTAATGACATCTTTGTTCCTTGGCACAAGGTACAAGGTGAACCCATCTTGATCCCATAAAGGTATACCAATCTTGCTAAAtctgttttacaaataaaatgcCAAATCATCTGCAACCCATATTCAGCTGAGATCTGCTTCATGTGAAATCTTAAAGGCAGAATACCTGCACTGACTTTCCTGGAAGGCAGTCCATATATAAAGAGGAACACTTGTCtcccagaaatatttttatgacttTAGACTTATATAAATATGATGTAGAAGtctgttttgtctctgttttATGTGGGACTCTGATGGAGCAGATCACTAGCCAGAAAGCTCATGTCTCCATCATGAAATCATTCCTCTCCCGTGCATGTGTTTGCTTACATCTTTCATATTGAAAATGTTAACAATTCTGATCTGAGCAAAAGAAACATAGTTTGCATATAAGAAATACCTATGCCATACCTTTCCCATTTAGTGACTTTATACACGTACTATTTAAAGAACTCTCAGATAAGCTATGGATTCTGAATAAAAATTCAAGTTTCTCAGCTAAGTAAAAGTGACTATGTAAGTAAGAAGTACAATTGCCATAGGGGTCTCCCAGGTGAAAGAGGCAgttgaagaatttaattttaagatCTCAGTAACTACCTGAAAGTTACTCTGTCTCTCTTCATTGACTCTAGAAGGACCCTGAGGTGACCGGCTACGTGATTCAGTTAACTATGTAATGTTTTAGCTAACTAGCTGATGTTGGGAGGGATAGAGACAGGTTTAAATGACCAAACTTTATATgagctaattaaaataaaaaggaaaaagtgggaTTTAGAGCTATGCACCAATACAAGCTTAGAGTAACCTTATGTTATAAGCAAAAAACAATCACATTATTTGAATTAAATACACACAAAGCTGTCTATTCTGCTAGAGAATAGTCACTTCTCCACAAGTAGCCAGTTCTATATCATAGCGAATTTTCATTTCATATGACAGCACAGATTCTCACCAAGGCTAACGGCAATTATACCTAAGAATTAGGTTCTACCACTAGGCAGTGTTTATCACACTCTGTTCCAGCTGAAAGATGTGTCCACAGATACTCTCTGCAGTGCACAGAGGATGGATGCTGAGCTGCCTTCCAGACCCTAAATAcctaaatcagtatttttaacaTATTCTGACAAAAGCGCATTGGGATCAGTTACTACATTATGCAGAGACTTGTGTTCCCACAGTGCAGGCTGGTTAGGATTCAGGTACTAAGGAAGAAACAGGTCTCAGTCTCTTCCTTGGCTCTGAAAAATTTGTAAATGCAAAGtagtaaaaaataattacaaaagtGTCTTATTTGGAATGAAGCACATGA
The DNA window shown above is from Strix aluco isolate bStrAlu1 chromosome 1, bStrAlu1.hap1, whole genome shotgun sequence and carries:
- the MSC gene encoding musculin, whose amino-acid sequence is MSTGSGSEAEELPEMDLRALQLDYPPPPAKRQPRGELYPSGDNSSAAEEEEEEEEEEEEEEEDGEGSCAAGPAGSGCKRKRARGGGPGGKKAASGPRGPPPEGKQSQRNAANARERARMRVLSKAFSRLKTSLPWVPPDTKLSKLDTLRLASSYIAHLRQLLQEDRYENGYVHPVNLTWPFVVSGRPDSDTKEVSTASRLCGTTA